A region of Dictyostelium discoideum AX4 chromosome 1 chromosome, whole genome shotgun sequence DNA encodes the following proteins:
- the lvsA gene encoding BEACH domain-containing protein, with protein sequence MFRRFKDLIGTSEDPTPQVPHSPGHPPHQPPQQQQQQQQQQQQQQQQQQQQQQQQQQPQPQQPLSPRSVSSPIGSTTSSNSTSSFSSPVRKYSSATEESSSINSNNNNNNNKNNNNNNNSNIIESNINVWTIMIGSEVEVIRSQATAQKLKLLWQEFLSSKSDKDKVMRLNKLLPYFIGLYEDKKIDTKSPMVDIFGNNSKSFSFAISRRLVKDINEIMKQANSPQQPPQPPQLIKETIAKEIYKFFSTTSGQVSGFELLYSIEILSESNTSCAEAMAEASIPSMLVRCLQYFFLVPYTTMMETTKGIIEEKLIRTLCFLSKQKSAIEELQKTDTLSTLFALMSNECPPSHRPLRAKIGSFGLELTDLYPPTITYINSKRVIANIIKDLTNYYMFTPESYVTLCRIIIKILSESSKKSTILLDEFQRNDGYTFLVDSLFRLESSKDKPALFEQLLDSICSLVYIGYGNVSLPVENSSVPYQTSINNIKEISNQNYISKNGNAFKVLERYFLKSNYEENRVKILDRILSVYSSNTVNFILLQHTSTLTKFIQEYESLSNGLKYHVMKIVCFVVTVLNCVPFQELSTFSLLVGENPSFYTLEMINQLITTLVNFEFRYKHIFRETGLLDILVKVIDVIAQDIIRLNNSKKIDDDDENNNNNNNNNNNNNNNNNNNNDNDNNNNNDNNNEENGSGSNGPIVPCMTGNGEKEADSNDQALNSIIKVESFQILLDSLFILISENPDNISLIRSFSIFNILLRFLPYSSVRGKSLRILQQLIKYDPEPTQKEFDGLIKVLTSVNKENYPMKSDILNATRKLFNISKHARDSFREHGGFVSIISVFISLESSFSPNRKDSRNWDMEKLELIESICRCTTSALCGNVINRENFEQQIGYKTFSSCLIMTGVLGTEFSKSVVDFIFDMVTENLNASDQISNQMIINNVESFNVILDIIPHIENKDFRLQIISRINKMAEYGRYNQEALSKLSIPDWILSRFPSNLSNANDPLQPLLLSLIQTVGANCLSGSELRQFVKLLQPEHSPEVLLKILSSMAKSPPTPPYFEFNLSKIPFGYIRVPITERAWPPTNGYTIMFWLYIDKFPTVNNNNNNNNSSNNSNNSNNSNNNNNNNNNNDQIDLVHIYSDDKKSSLYIYLKNGIITVNIINSSKYVIEIPSYKFVEGKWYHIGIVHARRLLGGTDFKLFVDGFLKYTATKAQYPAQITSGSMLICDIGVSNQNRFPTDSIWRIGTFYLLEDSLGAKHINTIYFLGPNYASNFKGRFSPYQTYEIVNSANLMAIKDLDYGDQLGPLNLAKVSMQIDENKILVGLCASNKLIRTNNSSKVVYNEIFNGIINELSQNHGVALNVFSSPNGTSPNLTGLQNNNNNNNNSGGSNSKKDLEGRVEIINQADLTTKLRGVLIGSVEAFRRNKVADSIKKIGGMPISLLLLEKANSEETLFDSLGLLVGLIQYHPTNTHEMSQINGYELLAWVLKKKASLGLFNSNILELLFDLIGINGNCSTTITSRAPQEGTVANWNACKYIMMNWDIWRLTTPALQRHVINGYNSLIVNNIQRRFNIDSLRKVNVIQEIFDILSSSTNEEPLPESVASSVINVLYNILSYGGLIEDDIRQISAFLISHLHKDIPTPSSSSSSSSTSSTSSRRKSIHRSKLATMELSNTATIQLVNHVFYTFLKVVSNCQTQETAAIFRRVSSYWCFFFIDENLPPLTVSLALRVTCIFFLYKYDYCSTFIKKSGFKLLEKVLPSLSGHQEIYLCLLHLLLGGDPKLLVDLDLSSSSGGAGGTTIVFHELLRIFTPFEKSLYCIEAAQLILSLIKRSYEDNYQYLEQKQQELQNANQGLDNDELLSSLISNVNINNSINNNDNSNSPLSTFQTISRSVSSSSISSNISSSSSSSTLVNSSNSNNNNNTPTSGLASTITKFGNLWNKFEEKTLEFAVTTGAIDENSTGATDAQQAALKKKNRMSIQSSPFQSKNLGTGGDDSVTNTPNGSSLHNRVTGMDDDSKLNGALGGGGGGGGGGVSVGDNQPINFNLYDEMLPELKISQFATPEESSNLQYTMLTYFIYLFHENQYFQQECYSQPMVEELISILFPNGKINLPPLYNSTGQTNGIKDRVLDLVVKFLCQIMLSAMRKTSKAISIIEMVLEGAPTTATDEEFILYHSRILLDLMYVVETNITKTEFFDNERVHSNLIKLSSMLVDRVNLDQLVKNNKIIIAKRIFLFIVKILEKLEADRVGLQKTVQSLYKSLNRIILYLINHTTDTDLSFVANHIINHQRIIFSENNLDSDFMNAFCYPLYKLVISDQHEHVDNSIKLWRLLLSLKTSSYIESLATVLQLKVSSGSNQRQSEIIDLKPGFELLRNTSGNGAFNNDEFKLWINDNIQTITQVFEENPKKQHLSFKNNEKKHSSEHTLPSLKSRRTERLSKKQRQDRKDQSHQEEKSKHITKKAQYFVRSESDRRKKIKQLESDKQKFNAIQWENMRAQITRERAVWGPSEPHPLDKWKLDSTEGPYRMRKKMEKNYNFYKNYPYVPPSFDEQNNSLLPIPCSADSETYMNIVGTEEANLLESSYWKFDLLSTNQVITSSTNTSSITNNNNNNNNNNNNNNNNNNNTITKSTSQNANNNNNANNMNQSTSSSSSNTTTTTTPQQSSSQIKVSSPELSSNEITPPTSPVQSSSEDVFKSPKLQSSTVEGQLSRNPSSSELFNDNSSTISEENSSLTSASTTLSPPPPSTQTTTTTTTSTPTTQSSVATTTTGNTNEVDEETSTNNQTTSEDETQAFIRLLDPYDQSYLKDAMRKDPRLNGIMYNCGSVDGMDKIEGILIFCPVYMYIFDGYYKDENTGDISEVEEKINSEWLPEGTVLPMKKKIIHYFLKWAYEDIRDVLKRRYLLRQVALEIFSTDGRNNLVVYRDEPTRDEVYHTLVNNVSSHNTIGGDAQGITGGQTGNDDNDDHHGGGGGRGVRDRFTSIWRKSPLTLKWQQGQISNFQYLMHLNTLAGRSYNDLTQYPVFPWVLSDYESEELDIDDPKVYRDLSKPMGALEESRAQKFRERFENWDDQEPNEHGHKVPKFHYGTHYSSAAIVLYYLIRLEPFTQHFLKLQGGRWDQPDRLFSSITEAWASSSQGSTGVVMELIPEFYYLDEFLVNNNKFNFGTKQGGEPIDDIILPPWAKGSPQEFIKLHRKALESDYVSEHLHEWIDLIFGYRQQGKAADDSLNVFYYLTYEGAVNIDAISDPVEKAATIAQINNFGQTPKQLFDKPHPKRNATLMGLPFYAKALTGNFIKDIGEPVGQIRLINDRATCVGFNKVLLPPNHSKYMLWGLPDGSIRYNTGDKIKVLEDHHDGPLTCLTATEDGRICVSGGSDSLICVYNLKRFSLAKRLSGHTGSITCVSASRPYSIIVSGSDDRTCIIWDLNRLCYVRSLDAHEGPISCIGIHDTTGEIVVCSGTTISVYTVNGELLINYKTSQIANDQITCCIWSKGPEWLGENVLLTGHRDGKVKVWGLETRLLPDNNNSNNNNNNNNNNNNNATQIPSTNNNKLKFKNVIILRATFSNSQSHSTAITSIFLTNDQQKFYTGDITGRVCMWSDNEASQVKQRGWINTDIRGILQSEKK encoded by the exons ATGTTCAGGAGGTTCAAAGACTTAATAGGTACCTCAGAGGATCCAACCCCTCAAGTACCACATTCACCAGGTCATCCACCTCaccaaccaccacaacaacaacaacaacaacaacaacaacaacaacaacaacaacaacaacaacaacaacaacaacaacaacaacaacaaccacaaccacaacaaccactttCACCAAGATCAGTATCATCCCCAATTGGATCGACAACATCTTCAAATTCTACAAGTTCATTCTCATCACCAGTTAGAAAATATAGTAGTGCAACGGAGGAATCTAGCAGCAtcaacagtaataataataataataataataaaaataataataataataataatagtaatattattgaATCAAATATAAATGTTTGGACAATAATGATAGGGAGTGAAGTTGAAGTTATTAGATCACAAGCAACAgcacaaaaattaaaattattatggcAAGAATTTTTATCAAGTAAATCAGATAAGGATAAAGTTATGAGATTGAATAAACTTTTACCCTATTTCATTGGTTTATACGAAGATAAGAAAATTGATACAAAGAGTCCAATGGTAGATATCTTTGGaaataattctaaatcattttcatttgcaATTTCACGTAGATTAGTTAAAGATATCAATGAGATAATGAAACAAGCCAACTCACctcaacaaccaccacaaccaccacaactcATTAAAGAGACGATAGCCAAAgagatttataaattcttttcaaCCACAAGTGGACAAGTATCAGGTTTCGAATTACTATATTCCATTGAGATTCTATCGGAATCGAATACATCATGCGCCGAAGCCATGGCAGAGGCCTCCATACCCTCGATGTTGGTGCGTTGTTTACAGTACTTCTTTTTGGTACCCTATACAACAATGATGGAGACAACTAAAGGGATCATTGAAGAGAAATTGATTCGTACACTTTGTTTCCTCTCTAAACAGAAATCGGCCATTGAGGAACTACAAAAAACAGATACTCTCTCGACATTGTTTGCTTTAATGTCCAACGAATGCCCGCCCTCTCATAGACCATTGCGTGCAAAGATTGGCTCATTCGGTTTAGAATTGACCGATTTGTATCCACCTACCATCACATATATAAACTCGAAACGTGTCATTGCAAACATTATAAAGGATCTTACAAACTACTATATGTTTACACCAGAATCCTATGTAACACTTTGTAGAATCATCATAAAGATCTTGAGTGAATCCTCAAAGAAATCAACTATTCTATTGGATGAATTTCAACGTAATGATGGTTATACATTTTTAGTGGATTCTTTATTTCGTTTAGAATCTTCAAAAGATAAACCAGCTTTATTCGAACAATTATTAGATTCAATTTGTTCTTTAGTTTATATTGGTTATGGTAATGTTAGTTTACCAGTTGAAAATTCTTCAGTACCATATCAaacttcaattaataatataaaagaaatttcaa atcaaaattatatttcaaaGAATGGTAATGCATTTAAAGTTTTAGAAAGatactttttaaaatcaaattatgaAGAGAATAGagttaaaattttagataGAATTTTATCAGTTTATTCTTCAAATACagtaaatttcattttactTCAACATACAAGTACATTAACTAAATTTATTCAAGAATATGAATCATTAAGTAATGGTTTAAag taTCATGTTATGAAAATTGTTTGTTTTGTAGTTACAGTTTTAAATTGTGTACCATTTCAAGAATTAAGTACATTTAGTTTATTAGTTGGAGAGAATCCATCTTTTTATACATTAgaaatgataaatcaattgataactACATTagttaattttgaatttagaTATAAGCATATTTTTAGAGAGACTGGTTTATTGGATATTTTAGTAAAAGTAATTGATGTTATTGCTCAAGATATAATaagattaaataatagtaaaaaaatagatgatgatgatgaaaataataataataataataataataataataataataataataataataataataataatgataatgataataataataataacgataataataatgaagaaaatggtagtggtagtaatgGACCAATTGTACCATGTATGACAGGCAATGGTGAAAAAGAAGCCGATTCTAATGATCAAGccttaaattcaattattaaagttgaatcatttcaaattttattagatagtttattcattttaatttctgaAAATCCTGataatatttcattaattagaagttt ttcaatatttaatatattattaagaTTTTTACCATATTCAAGTGTTAGAGGTAAATCATTAAGAATtttacaacaattaataaagtaTGACCCAGAACCAACACAAAAAGAGTTTGATGGATTAATTAAAGTATTGACAAGTGTAAACAAAGAGAATTATCCAATGAAGAGTGATATATTGAATGCAACTAGAAAACTATTTAATATATCAAAGCATGCAAGAGATTCATTTAGAGAACATGGTGGATTCGTATCGATTATTAGTGTTTTCATTAGTTTAGAGTCATCATTCTCTCCAAACCGAAAAGATTCAAGAAATTGGGATATGGAGAAATTGGAATTGATTGAATCGATTTGTAGATGTACAACGAGTGCACTTTGTGGTAATGTCATTAATAGAGAGAATTTCGAGCAACAAATTGGTTACAAAACATTTTCGTCTTGTTTGATTATGACTGGTGTATTGGGTACAGAGTTTTCAAAATCAGTTGTTGATTTCATATTCGATATGGTTACAGAGAATTTAAATGCATCCGATCAAATCTCAAATCAAATGATCATTAATAATGTCGAGTCTTTTAATGTGATACTTGACATTATACCACATATTGAGAATAAAGATTTCAGATTACAAATCATAAgtagaattaataaaatggcTGAATACGGTAGATATAATCAAGAGGCCCTATCGAAATTATCAATTCCAGATTGGATCTTGAGTAGATTCccttcaaatttatcaaatgctAATGACCCATTACAACCATTGTTATTGTCATTAATTCAAACTGTTGGTGCAAATTGTTTATCAGGTTCAGAGTTACGtcaatttgtaaaattattacaaccTGAACATTCACCAGAAGTActcttaaaaattttatcatcaatGGCAAAATCACCACCAACTCCACCCTATTtcgaatttaatttatcaaaaatacCATTTGGTTATATTCGTGTACCAATAACTGAAAGAGCTTGGCCACCAACAAATGGTTATACAATTATGTTTTGGTTatatattgataaatttccaactgtaaataataataataataataataatagtagtaataatagtaataatagtaataatagtaataataataataataataataataataatgatcaaATTGATTTAGTACATATTTATTCAGATGATAAAAAATCATcactttatatttatttaaaaaatggtatTATAACggttaatataattaatagttCAAAGTATGTAATTGAAATACCATCTTACAAGTTTGTTGAAGGTAAATGGTATCATATTGGTATAGTTCATGCAAGAAGATTATTAGGTGGTAcagattttaaattgtttgtTGATGGTTTCTTAAAATATACAGCTACGAAAGCACAATATCCTGCTCAAATCACTTCTGGTTCAATGTTAATTTGTGATATTGGTgtttcaaatcaaaatagATTCCCAACCGATTCAATTTGGAGAATTGgtacattttatttattggagGATTCTTTGGGTGCAAAACATATCAATACTATTTACTTTTTAGGTCCAAACTATGCAAGTAATTTCAAGGGTCGTTTCTCACCTTATCAAACTTatgaaattgtaaattcAGCAAATTTAATGGCAATCAAAGATTTAGATTATGGTGATCAATTGGGTCCTTTGAATTTAGCAAAGGTTTCAATGCAAATCGATGAGAATAAGATCCTCGTTGGTTTATGTgcatcaaataaattaattcgtacaaataatagtagtaaagTTGTATACAATGAAATATTCAATGGTATAATTAATGAGCTTTCACAAAATCATGGTGTTgctttaaatgttttttcaaGTCCAAATGGTACAAGTCCAAATTTAACAGgtttacaaaataataataataataacaataatagtggtggttCAAACTCAAAGAAAGATTTAGAAGGTAGagttgaaattataaatcaagCGGATTTAACTACAAAATTAAGAGGTGTATTAATTGGAAGTGTTGAAGCATTTAGAAGAAATAAAGTTGCAGATAGTATTAAAAAGATTGGTGGTATGCCAATTTCtttgttattattagagAAGGCAAATTCTGAAGAGACTTTATTCGATTCATTAGGTTTATTAGTTGGtttaattcaatatcatcCAACCAATACTCATGAAATGTCACAAATTAATGGTTATGAACTTTTGGCTTGGGTCTTGAAAAAGAAAGCATCACTTGGTCTTTTCAATAGTAATATTTTAGagttattatttgatttaattggtatCAATGGTAATtgttcaacaacaatcacctCTAGAGCACCACAAGAGGGTACGGTTGCCAATTGGAATGCTTGTAAGTATATTATGATGAATTGGGATATTTGGAGATTAACAACACCCGCATTACAACGTCATGTTATTAATGGTTACAATAGTTTAATCgtaaataatattcaacGTCGTTTCAATATTGATAGTCTTAGAAAGGTTAATGTAATTCAAGAGATTTTCGATATACTTTCATCTTCAACAAATGAAGAGCCATTACCTGAATCGGTTGCTTCCTCGGTAATCAATGTACTTTATAATATACTATCCTATGGTGGTTTAATTGAAGATGATATTAGACAAATATCTGCTTTCTTAATTTCACATCTTCATAAAGATATACCAAccccatcatcatcatcgtcatcatcctCTACTTCATCGACATCCTCTAGAAGAAAATCAATTCATCGTAGTAAATTAGCAACTATGGAATTATCAAATACTGCAACCATTCAATTGGTTAATCATGTATTTTATACATTCTTAAAGGTTGTTTCAAATTGTCAAACTCAAGAGACTGCAGCAATCTTTAGAAGAGTATCATCGTATTGgtgtttctttttcattgATGAAAATTTACCACCATTGACAGTTTCATTGGCTTTACGTGTGACTTGTATCttctttttatataaatacgACTATTGTTCAACCTTTATCAAAAAGAGTGGTTTCAAACTATTGGAAAAGGTATTACCATCTTTATCAGGTCATCAAGAGATCTATCTATGTTTATTACATTTACTTTTGGGTGGCGATCCAAAATTATTGGTAGATTTAGATTTATCAAGTAGTTCTGGTGGTGCTGGTGGTACAACCATTGTATTCCATGAACTCTTAAGAATTTTTACTCCTTTTGAAAAGAGTTTATATTGTATCGAAGCTGCTCAATTAATACTTTCCCTAATTAAAAGATCTTATGAAgataattatcaatatttagaacaaaaacaacaagaactTCAAAATGCAAATCAAGGTTTAGAcaatgatgaattattatcttcattaatttcaaatgtaaatataaataatagtattaataataatgacaatAGTAATTCACCATTATCAACTTTTCAAACAATTTCAAGATCAgtttcatcttcttcaatttcatcaaatatatcatcatcatcttcatcatcaacattagttaatagtagtaatagtaataataataataatacaccaaCTAGTGGATTAGCTTCAACTATAActaaatttggtaatttatgGAATAAATTTGAAGAGAAAACTTTAGAATTTGCAGTTACAACAGGTGCAATCGATGAAAATAGTACAGGTGCAACTGATGCTCAACAAGCAgctttaaagaaaaagaatagaATGAGTATTCAATCAAGTCCATTCCAATCTAAAAATTTAGGTACTGGTGGTGATGATAGTGTTACAAATACACCAAATGGTTCAAGTTTACATAACAGAGTTACTGGTATGGATGATGACTCAAAATTGAATGGTGCTTtgggtggtggtggtggtggtggtggtggtggtgttagTGTTGGTGATAATcaaccaattaattttaatttatatgatGAAATGTTACCAGAATTAAAGATATCACAATTTGCAACACCAGAAGAATCGTCAAATTTACAATATACAATGTTAACTTATTTCATTTATCTCTTTCATGAGAATCAATATTTCCAACAAGAATGTTATAGTCAACCAATGGTTGAAGAGTTAATTTCAATTCTATTCCCAAatggtaaaattaatttaccacCACTTTATAATAGTACAGGTCAAACCAATGGTATCAAAGATAGAGTATTGGATTTAGTAGTTAAATTCCTTTGTCAAATTATGTTATCAGCAATGAGAAAAACTTCAAAGGCAATTAGTATCATTGAGATGGTATTAGAGGGTGcaccaacaacagcaacagatGAAGAgtttattttatatcattCAAGAATTTTACTTGATTTAATGTATGTCGTTGAAACCAATATCACCAAGACCGAGTTCTTTGATAATGAACGTGTTCATTCCAATCTCATAAAGTTATCTTCAATGTTGGTCGATAGAGTAAACTTGGATCAATTGgtaaagaataataaaatcatcattGCAAAGAGAATCTTTTTATTCATTGTAAAGATTTTAGAGAAATTGGAGGCCGATAGAGTTGGTCTTCAAAAAACAGTTCAATCTCTATACAAGAGTTTAAATCGTATCATTCTATATTTAATCAATCATACCACTGATACTGATTTATCTTTTGTTGCAAATCATATTATAAATCATCAAAGAATTATCTTTTCAGAGAATAATTTGGATTCAGATTTTATGAATGCTTTTTGTTATCCATTGTACAAGTTGGTAATTAGCGATCAGCATGAACATGtagataattcaattaaacttTGGAGGCTATTACTATCATTGAAAACTTCATCATATATTGAGTCGCTTGCCACGGTACTACAATTAAAAGTTTCAAGTGGTTCAAATCAACGTCAAAGTGAAATCATTGATTTGAAACCAGGCTTTGAATTATTACGTAATACTTCGGGTAATGGTGCTTtcaataatgatgaatttaaactttggattaatgataatattcaAACCATAACTCAAGTATTTGAAGAGAATCCAAAGAAACAACATTTAtcctttaaaaataatgaaaagaaaCATTCTTCAGAACATACATTACCATCTTTGAAATCACGTAGAACTGAAAGACTCTCAAAGAAACAACGTCAAGATCGTAAGGATCAATCTCATCAAGAAGAGAAATCTAAACATATCACCAAGAAAGCTCAATATTTCGTTCGTAGTGAAAGTGATCGTCGTaagaaaattaaacaattggaAAGTGATAAACAAAAATTCAATGCAATTCAATGGGAAAATATGAGAGCTCAAATCACAAGAGAACGTGCTGTTTGGGGTCCTTCTGAACCTCATCCTCTTGATAAATGGAAATTGGATTCAACTGAAGGTCCATATCGTATGAGAAAGAAAATGGAAAAGAACTATAATTTCTATAAGAATTATCCTTATGTTCCACCTTCTTTTGATGAACAAAATAACTCTTTATTACCAATTCCATGTTCTGCAGATTCTGAAACTTATATGAATATCGTTGGTACTGAAGAAGCTAATCTATTGGAATCTTCATATTggaaatttgatttattatcaactAATCAAGTTATTACTTCTTCAACTAATACTTcttcaattacaaataataataataataataataataataataataataataataataataataataatacaattacaaaatcaaCTTCACAAaatgcaaataataataataatgctaataatatgaatcaatcaacatcatcatcatcatctaatactacaacaactacaactccACAACAATCATCATCTCAAATTAAAGTTAGTAGTCCAGAACTATCATCAAATGAAATAACACCACCAACTTCACCAGTACAATCATCAAGTGAAGATGTATTTAAATCACCAAAATTACAATCATCAACAGTCGAGGGTCAATTATCACGTAATCCATCATCTTCTGAATTgtttaatgataattcatcTACAATTTCTGAAGAAAATTCTTCTTTAACTAGTGCTAGTACAACATTATCACCACCTCCACCATCAActcaaacaacaacaacaacaacaacttcaacaccAACTACTCAATCATCAgtagcaacaacaacaacaggtaATACAAATGAAGTTGATGAAGaaacatcaacaaataatCAAACAACAAGTGAAGATGAAACTCAAGCATTCATTAGATTATTAGATCCATATGATCAAAGTTATTTAAAGGATGCAATGAGAAAAGATCCACGTTTAAATGGTATTATGTACAATTGTGGTAGTGTTGATGGTATGGATAAGATTGAaggtattttaattttctgtCCAGtttatatgtatattttCGATGGTTATTATAAGGATGAAAACACTGGTGATATTAGTGAAGTTGAAGAAAAGATAAACTCTGAATGGCTACCAGAGGGCACTGTTTTACcaatgaaaaagaagatcATTCATTACTTTTTGAAATGGGCTTATGAAGATATCCGTGATGTCTTAAAGAGAAGATACCTTTTAAGACAAGTTGCATTGGAAATCTTTTCAACCGATGGTAGAAACAATCTTGTAGTCTATCGTGATGAACCAACCCGTGATGAAGTTTATCATACCTTGGTCAATAATGTATCCTCTCATAATACAATTGGTGGTGATGCACAAGGTATTACTGGTGGTCAAACTGGTAATGACGACAATGATGATCATCATGGTGGTGGAGGAGGTCGTGGCGTTAGAGATCGTTTCACTTCGATTTGGAGAAAATCACCATTAACATTGAAATGGCAACAAGGCCAAATCTCAAATTTCCAATATCTAATGCATTTGAACACTTTGGCAGGTCGTTCCTATAATGATTTAACACAGTATCCAGTTTTTCCTTGGGTATTGAGTGACTATGAAAGTGAAGAATTGGATATTGATGATCCAAAGGTTTATCGTGATCTCTCAAAACCAATGGGTGCCTTAGAAGAGAGTAGAGCTCAAAAGTTTAGAGAACGTTTCGAGAATTGGGATGATCAAGAACCAAATGAACATGGCCATAAAGTACCAAAATTCCATTATGGTACACATTATAGTTCAGCCGCTATCgtactttattatttaattcgtTTAGAACCATTCACTCAACATTTCCTTAAACTTCAAGGTGGCAGATGGGATCAACCTGATCGTTTGTTTAGTTCAATCACTGAGGCTTGggcatcatcatcacaagGAAGTACTGGTGTGGTAATGGAGTTAATTCCTGAATTCTATTATTTGGATGAATTTttggtaaataataataaattcaatttcggTACAAAACAAGGCGGTGAACCAATCGATGATATTATCTTACCACCATGGGCAAAAGGTTCGCCACAGGAATTCATTAAACTTCATCGTAAAGCATTGGAATCCGATTATGTCTCTGAACATCTTCATGAATGGATCGATTTAATCTTTGGTTATCGTCAACAAGGTAAAGCAGCCGATGACTCTTTGAATGTTTTCTATTATCTAACTTATGAAGGTGCCGTAAATATTGATGCAATCTCTGATCCCGTTGAAAAGGCTGCAACCATTGCTCAAATTAATAACTTTGGTCAAACTCCAAAACAACTCTTTGATAAACCACATCCAAAACGTAATGCCACCTTAATGGGTTTACCATTCTACGCAAAAGCGTTAACTGGTAATTTCATAAAGGATATCGGTGAACCAGTTGGTCAAATTCGTTTAATCAATGATCGTGCAACTTGTGTCGGTTTCAATAAGGTACTCTTACCACCAAATCACTCAAAATATATGTTATGGGGTTTACCTGATGGCTCAATTCGTTACAACACTGGTGATAAGATCAAAGTTTTAGAGGATCATCACGATGGTCCATTAACTTGTTTAACAGCCACTGAAGATGGTCGTATTTGTGtaagtggtggtagtgataGTTTAATCTGTGTTTACAATCTCAAGAGATTCTCCTTGGCCAAGAGACTATCAGGTCATACTGGTTCAATCACTTGTGTATCCGCCTCTCGTCCTTATTCTATCATCGTAAGTGGTTCTGATGATCGTACTTGTATCATTTGGGATTTAAATAGACTTTGTTATGTCCGTAGTTTAGATGCTCATGAAGGTCCAATCTCTTGTATTGGTATTCATGATACAACTGGTGAAATTGTAGTTTGCTCTGGTACAACAATATCTGTTTATACCGTCAATGGTGAATTACTTATCAACTATAAAACTTCACAAATCGCTAATGATCAAATCACTTGTTGTATTTGGTCAAAAGGTCCTGAGTGGTTAGGTGAAAATGTATTATTAACAGGTCACAGAGATGGTAAAGTTAAAGTTTGGGGTTTAGAAACAAGATTATTacctgataataataattcaaataataataataataataataacaataataataataatgcaaCTCAAATTCCTTCAACAAAtaacaacaaattaaaattcaaaaatgtAATTATTCTTAGAGCAACTTTTTCAAACTCTCAATCACATTCAACAGCTATAacttcaatatttttaacaaatGATCAACAAAAATTCTATACTGGTGATATTACTGGTAGAGTTTGCATGTGGTCAGATAATGAAGCCTCGCAAGTAAAACAAAGAGGTTGGATAAATACTGATATCAGAGGTATTCTACaatctgaaaaaaaataa